In Lycium ferocissimum isolate CSIRO_LF1 chromosome 11, AGI_CSIRO_Lferr_CH_V1, whole genome shotgun sequence, a single genomic region encodes these proteins:
- the LOC132035994 gene encoding THO complex subunit 3, protein MAEKIPFKNLHSREYQGHKKKVYALFLGAFIFTFASGSVDQTARIWQIEPHSHGKVKDVELKGHTDSVDQLCWDPKHAELIATASGDKTVRLWDARSGKCSQQVELSGENINITYKPDGTHVAVGNRDDELTILDVRKFKPIHKRKFNYEVNEIAWNMSGDMFFLTTGNGTVEVLAYPTLQPVNTLNAHTAGCYCIAIDPLGRYFAVGSADSLVSLWSIKEMLCLRTFTKLEWPVRTISFNHTGDYIASASEDLFIDIANVQTGRSVHQIPCRAAMNSVEWNPKHNLLAYAGDDKNKYQADEGVFRIFGFESA, encoded by the exons ATGGCCGAAAAAATACCCTTCAAAAACCTCCATAGCAGAGAATACCAAGGACACAAAAAGAaggttt atgcACTATTTTTAGGTGCATTCATCTTTACTTTTGCTTCAGGTTCTGTGGATCAAACTGCTCGTATTTGGCAAATTGAGCCCCATAGTCAT GGGAAGGTGAAAGATGTTGAATTAAAGGGTCACACCGACAGTGTGGACCAGTTATGTTGGGATCCCAAACATGCGGAATTGATAGCTACAGCATCTGGTGACAAGACAGTTCGATTATGGGATGCTCGTa GTGGGAAATGCTCGCAGCAAGTTGAGCTCAGTGGGGAAAATATCAATATCACTTACAAGCCTGATGGGACACATGTAGCTGTTGGAAACAGG GATGATGAGCTAACAATATTGGATGTTCGCAAGTTTAAGCCTATTCATAAGCGCAAGTTTAATTACGAG GTAAATGAGATTGCATGGAACATGAGTGGCGATATGTTCTTTCTTACAACTGGAAATG GAACTGTGGAAGTCTTAGCTTATCCAACTCTACAACCTGTTAACACGCTTAATGCTCACACAGCTGGTTGTTACTGCATTGCAATTGATCCACTTGGAAG ATATTTTGCTGTTGGAAGTGCTGATTCATTGGTCAGCCTTTGGAGCATTAAGGAGATGCTATGTCTTCGTACATTTACAAAACTCGA GTGGCCAGTTCGGACAATAAGTTTCAATCACACAGGAGACTACATTGCGTCTGCTAGTGAAGATttgtttattgatatt GCTAATGTCCAAACTGGACGGTCAGTTCACCAGATTCCATGCCGTGCTGCCATGAACAGTGTGGAATGGAATCCGAAACACAACTTGCTTGCCTATGCTGGGGATGATAAGAACAAGTATCAGGCTGATGAAG GTGTGTTTCGCATATTTGGCTTTGAGAGTGCATAA
- the LOC132037234 gene encoding uncharacterized protein LOC132037234, which translates to MAESKDCHVIVEIPVDEEHQEKLSSAITTVTAIQNHPLMEISKSPGHLLLLKLWQREEDLSGRRIAAREARMDSIRREIFQICCFFFIFHALFFTILFTSVPEDHHHDNVMCHKWWIPSVLSVCTSFCIVFLVQVKLYRFWKVSRQLQRERGDGRALTRCISELRMKGASFDLSKEPQIGKKMKSSSVEIKWRPLTWFSQYVVTICLVCFTGLVFPASRLVLCI; encoded by the coding sequence ATGGCAGAATCAAAGGATTGTCATGTCATCGTCGAAATCCCTGTCGACGAAGAGCATCAAGAAAAACTTTCTTCAGCCATAACCACTGTAACTGCAATCCAAAACCACCCATTAATGGAAATTTCAAAAAGTCCAGGTCATTTGTTACTTCTCAAGCTATGGCAAAGAGAAGAAGATCTCTCTGGCCGCAGAATTGCAGCCAGAGAGGCCCGAATGGATAGCATTCGGAGagaaatttttcaaatttgttgttttttctttatatttcaCGCGCTTTTCTTTACTATTCTGTTCACATCTGTTCCTGAGGACCACCATCATGATAATGTTATGTGTCATAAATGGTGGATCCCTTCAGTTTTATCAGTTTGTACTTCGTTTTGCATTGTGTTTTTGGTACAGGTGAAACTTTACAGGTTTTGGAAAGTGTCGAGGCAGTTGCAAAGGGAGAGGGGGGATGGTAGAGCACTAACGAGGTGTATTTCGGAGTTGAGGATGAAAGGGGCAAGTTTTGATTTGTCGAAAGAGCCACAGATtgggaagaagatgaagagctCTAGTGTGGAGATTAAATGGAGGCCATTGACTTGGTTTTCTCAGTATGTTGTAACTATTTGTCTTGTTTGTTTTACAGGATTGGTGTTCCCAGCTTCCAGGCTCGTCCTCTGCATTTGA